One genomic window of Caminibacter pacificus includes the following:
- a CDS encoding bacterio-opsin activator — protein MILEIKTNDNEIKYLAERVFFKSIDLLGGLNKLAEYRTLTWLPSIARAAFVIVLREEYLKTEDEIAQFVGLTRNTIRQILRADPNAALYKIEHIDELTSEEKKQLKVHTAGGIAKLAYKLVKEGEDSQTVMEYCRMISQEAVSQCDAPWAYLVLKNIKGMHYPITDADELIERLKNIEIKGVKAQDIIKNIHYPIKNPAMLLKEIKEQLQMKGIE, from the coding sequence ATGATACTTGAGATAAAAACAAACGATAACGAAATCAAATATTTAGCCGAAAGAGTCTTTTTTAAATCGATAGACCTTTTAGGCGGTTTAAATAAACTCGCCGAATATAGAACGCTAACATGGCTTCCGAGTATCGCAAGAGCCGCTTTTGTAATAGTGTTAAGAGAAGAGTATTTAAAAACGGAAGATGAGATAGCTCAGTTTGTAGGCCTTACAAGAAATACAATCAGACAAATCCTAAGAGCCGACCCGAACGCAGCACTTTATAAAATAGAACATATCGACGAGCTGACAAGCGAAGAAAAAAAACAACTAAAAGTCCATACGGCAGGCGGAATAGCAAAACTTGCATATAAATTGGTAAAAGAAGGAGAAGATTCTCAAACGGTTATGGAGTACTGCCGTATGATTTCTCAAGAAGCCGTATCCCAATGCGACGCACCATGGGCTTATTTGGTACTTAAAAACATAAAAGGAATGCACTACCCTATTACCGACGCAGACGAATTGATTGAGAGATTAAAAAACATAGAAATAAAAGGCGTAAAAGCTCAAGACATCATCAAAAACATACATTACCCTATCAAAAACCCTGCAATGCTTTTAAAAGAGATAAAAGAACAACTTCAAATGAAAGGAATTGAATGA
- a CDS encoding HD domain-containing protein gives MQLNELIYSSNDDLLIAKTIKQEIKNYLEQIKVEGGKDFFVKHTKKMDYFLTIIYKYILKKNFEEFRPPMNNIPISLVALGSYGREQLSIYSDIDIMIVYKDLPGYNIKNIIENFITMLWDLGLKIGHRVHELNDLFPASNEDITIKTAMLESRFITGSKYLWYETENVLNKIRNHNKKEYILAKYEEMKQRHKKYPISMEPNIKDGFGGIRDANTLFWINKVIFNYPNNSYLVPKFADEESFKEYRSALEFLFKVRVYLHLVAKKKIDTVRLQYQREIALNMGYEDTSRLSAERRFIKDLLKALWKVNTFCEITIKKLIKPYLYSMPYKTAKEKRVDKNLYICDDILYSTFYTKEDFKTYLNKILSLPKFSKCDISVTANFKSKKTNAKKTDIKKLFYSQNAYAIMFALYRADKIEELIPPFEKIKYLAQFDGYHQYPVDIHSLYTLKEIENVEMFQNLKEKQKALLRFTAFFHDLGKGRIEDHSIVGAKIAKEFAEQINFGNEEIIAKLIKHHTLMSNVAQREDIFNDKVILSFASIVENKEFLDYLYILTIADIKAVGPGVFNDFKANLLKTLYENTLRALENKELITETAARKRKEKILQNKEEFKNLPLKIKKAALNSPSTQFFLQNSTNEIIEILKWINDVEDYKVKFENDKHLIIHLIKHDSLNFAIGWFLEKLQKLNLNHLSIYKIGEYKYFKIEFDTKVDEYDLPIIEEYIKKAFSPQKIKNKIKFKNEEFEIDCNHSQNYALVKLKTADKKGIVSTIMDTFDRYGVSVEDVKISTQKNIARDLFIIPKESRFCEKKDEILKELCE, from the coding sequence ATGCAACTAAACGAGCTTATTTACTCAAGTAATGACGACTTGCTTATAGCAAAAACGATAAAACAAGAGATAAAAAACTATTTAGAACAGATAAAAGTCGAAGGCGGAAAAGATTTTTTTGTAAAACATACAAAAAAAATGGACTATTTTTTAACGATTATTTATAAATACATTCTAAAAAAGAATTTTGAAGAGTTCAGACCTCCTATGAATAATATTCCCATTTCATTGGTAGCTTTGGGAAGCTACGGACGAGAGCAGTTATCGATTTATTCGGATATCGATATTATGATAGTCTATAAAGACCTGCCGGGATACAATATTAAAAACATTATAGAAAACTTCATAACGATGCTTTGGGACTTGGGATTAAAAATCGGTCACAGAGTTCATGAACTAAACGACCTTTTCCCCGCAAGTAACGAAGATATAACAATCAAAACGGCTATGCTTGAGAGTAGATTTATCACGGGTAGCAAATACTTATGGTACGAAACCGAAAACGTCTTAAATAAAATAAGAAATCACAATAAAAAAGAGTACATTTTAGCAAAATACGAAGAGATGAAACAAAGACACAAAAAATATCCTATTTCCATGGAGCCGAATATCAAAGACGGATTCGGCGGAATTAGAGATGCCAATACTCTTTTTTGGATAAACAAAGTAATTTTCAACTACCCTAACAACTCTTATTTGGTACCAAAATTTGCGGATGAAGAGAGCTTTAAAGAATATAGAAGCGCTCTTGAGTTTTTATTCAAAGTCAGAGTCTATCTACACCTCGTAGCAAAGAAAAAAATAGACACCGTAAGACTTCAATACCAAAGAGAAATAGCTCTTAATATGGGATATGAAGACACAAGTAGATTATCGGCCGAGAGAAGATTCATAAAAGATTTATTAAAAGCGTTATGGAAAGTCAATACGTTTTGTGAAATAACTATCAAAAAATTAATCAAGCCGTATTTATACTCTATGCCTTATAAAACGGCAAAAGAAAAAAGAGTAGATAAGAATTTATATATTTGCGATGATATATTATATTCGACATTTTACACAAAAGAAGATTTCAAAACATATCTCAATAAAATTTTATCACTTCCGAAATTTTCAAAATGCGATATCTCAGTAACCGCAAACTTCAAATCAAAAAAAACAAACGCAAAAAAAACGGATATTAAAAAACTTTTTTACTCTCAAAACGCTTATGCGATAATGTTCGCTTTATATCGAGCGGATAAGATAGAAGAGCTTATTCCTCCGTTTGAAAAAATCAAATATTTAGCTCAATTTGACGGATATCATCAATATCCGGTAGATATTCACTCTTTATATACTCTAAAAGAGATAGAAAACGTTGAAATGTTTCAAAATCTAAAAGAAAAACAAAAAGCGCTTTTAAGATTTACGGCTTTCTTCCATGATTTAGGAAAAGGCAGAATCGAAGACCACTCTATTGTCGGAGCGAAAATAGCAAAAGAGTTTGCCGAACAGATTAATTTCGGAAACGAAGAGATAATAGCCAAGCTCATCAAACACCACACTTTAATGTCAAACGTCGCTCAAAGAGAAGATATATTCAACGACAAAGTAATACTTTCATTTGCGTCCATTGTAGAAAACAAAGAGTTTTTGGATTATCTGTATATTTTAACAATCGCAGATATTAAAGCGGTAGGTCCGGGAGTGTTTAATGACTTTAAAGCCAATCTTTTAAAAACTCTTTACGAAAACACCTTAAGAGCCCTTGAAAATAAAGAATTAATCACTGAAACGGCAGCCAGAAAAAGAAAAGAAAAAATTTTACAAAACAAAGAAGAGTTCAAAAATCTACCTCTAAAAATAAAAAAAGCGGCTCTAAATTCGCCTTCAACTCAATTTTTCTTGCAAAACTCAACAAATGAAATAATAGAAATACTAAAATGGATTAACGACGTAGAAGATTACAAAGTAAAATTCGAAAACGACAAACATCTAATTATCCATTTAATCAAACACGACTCACTAAATTTTGCAATCGGATGGTTTTTGGAAAAACTGCAAAAACTAAATCTAAACCATCTATCAATCTACAAAATAGGCGAATATAAATATTTCAAAATCGAATTCGATACCAAAGTAGACGAATACGATTTGCCTATAATCGAAGAGTATATAAAAAAAGCGTTTTCTCCTCAAAAAATTAAAAATAAAATCAAATTTAAAAATGAAGAGTTCGAAATCGACTGCAACCACTCTCAAAACTACGCTTTAGTAAAACTCAAAACTGCCGATAAAAAAGGTATAGTATCGACAATAATGGATACCTTTGACAGATACGGCGTAAGCGTAGAAGACGTCAAAATTTCCACTCAAAAAAACATCGCAAGAGACCTCTTTATTATTCCTAAAGAGAGCCGATTTTGCGAAAAGAAAGATGAAATTCTTAAGGAGCTTTGTGAGTGA
- a CDS encoding DUF2603 domain-containing protein has protein sequence MAKQIAEKIKSNTIVQCKDMEIIQGDIDSPLWVMITPDEKLKVVLDVDEYIDLMDSMKQIMKENFELKLEKAILSEFPIDYDDVKAVVLEEMKNDDEKSIYEIVQKVKTEHPNLFYNLNLDKLF, from the coding sequence ATGGCTAAACAAATAGCTGAAAAAATCAAATCCAATACTATCGTTCAATGTAAAGATATGGAGATAATCCAAGGAGATATCGACTCTCCTCTTTGGGTTATGATAACTCCCGATGAAAAACTAAAAGTCGTTTTGGATGTAGATGAATATATCGACTTAATGGATAGTATGAAACAGATTATGAAAGAAAATTTCGAATTAAAACTTGAAAAAGCGATTTTAAGCGAATTTCCTATAGATTATGACGACGTAAAAGCGGTAGTTTTGGAAGAGATGAAAAACGACGATGAAAAATCGATTTATGAAATAGTTCAAAAAGTAAAGACCGAACATCCTAACCTTTTTTACAATCTAAACTTGGATAAATTATTCTAA
- a CDS encoding DUF503 domain-containing protein, translated as MVIVNLIVDFELPFVFSLKERRKIVNSIKDKLKKFNVSVLDISGEYPKEASIAIAFLAHNEKQAAEIQRTIEEFLYKNFPEIEFFFDSEII; from the coding sequence ATGGTAATAGTTAATCTTATCGTCGATTTCGAGCTTCCTTTTGTCTTCTCTTTAAAAGAACGTCGTAAAATTGTCAATTCTATAAAAGATAAATTAAAAAAATTCAATGTTAGCGTACTTGATATTTCCGGAGAATATCCCAAAGAAGCAAGTATTGCAATAGCCTTTTTGGCTCACAACGAAAAGCAAGCCGCAGAAATACAAAGAACTATCGAGGAGTTTTTGTATAAAAACTTCCCCGAAATAGAGTTTTTCTTTGATAGCGAAATAATCTAA
- a CDS encoding Fur family transcriptional regulator has translation MKNYKILLENSDLKTTPQRLAILKELDSKGHASIEEIYEDIKEMFPSISLATIYKNINALKEEKIISEICLHQKPKFEITKDPHAHFICKKCGKVVDIPMDELLRPEMNEKYSDSEKELYIYGICEECKDGNS, from the coding sequence ATGAAAAATTATAAAATCCTCCTTGAAAATAGTGACTTAAAAACGACACCTCAAAGACTCGCTATTTTAAAAGAGCTCGATTCAAAAGGTCACGCAAGTATAGAAGAGATATATGAAGATATTAAAGAGATGTTTCCAAGTATTTCTCTTGCTACGATTTATAAAAATATCAATGCTTTAAAAGAAGAAAAAATTATCAGTGAAATTTGTCTTCATCAAAAGCCTAAATTCGAAATTACAAAAGATCCTCACGCTCATTTTATTTGTAAAAAATGCGGTAAAGTAGTAGATATCCCTATGGATGAGTTATTAAGACCGGAAATGAACGAAAAATATTCCGATAGCGAAAAAGAATTATATATCTACGGAATTTGTGAAGAATGCAAGGATGGTAATAGTTAA
- a CDS encoding 3'-5' exonuclease gives MFEKLIKKLKEGISKDEFYNLTKEHYEGFDFNAIYDLMKFQGLPLTEINGKIYLKTALIPYDEAEYTVVDLEVNNSKPKEGQAIEIGAVKIKNLKPVDEFSFLIKATDIPKYVTKVTGIDEEMLKNEASQKEILKKFRLFLGDSIFVAHAADFDYNFLAKQFEKENLGELLNRHLCTITLAEKTIEAQRYGLKYLKESLNLPNEVDHRALGDARTTTRVFLKALENLPEDIITAEDLIEFAQPKKNKCKKKKKNTKSN, from the coding sequence ATGTTTGAGAAACTGATTAAGAAGTTAAAAGAGGGCATAAGCAAGGATGAATTTTATAATCTGACAAAAGAACATTACGAAGGGTTTGATTTTAACGCAATATACGATTTGATGAAATTTCAAGGTCTTCCTCTTACTGAAATAAACGGCAAAATCTACTTAAAAACCGCACTGATACCTTATGATGAAGCCGAGTATACGGTGGTCGATTTGGAAGTAAACAATTCAAAACCGAAAGAAGGTCAGGCTATCGAAATAGGGGCGGTAAAAATAAAAAATTTAAAACCCGTAGATGAGTTTTCGTTTTTGATAAAAGCTACCGATATTCCGAAATATGTAACAAAAGTAACGGGGATAGACGAAGAGATGTTAAAAAACGAAGCTTCTCAAAAAGAGATACTCAAAAAATTTAGACTTTTTTTGGGTGATTCTATTTTTGTAGCCCACGCGGCCGATTTTGATTATAATTTTTTAGCCAAGCAGTTTGAAAAAGAGAATTTAGGAGAGCTTTTAAATAGGCATTTATGTACTATTACGCTTGCCGAAAAAACAATAGAAGCCCAAAGATACGGTCTTAAATATCTAAAAGAGTCTTTGAATCTGCCAAACGAAGTTGACCATAGAGCTCTTGGAGATGCAAGAACCACTACAAGAGTATTTTTAAAAGCGCTTGAGAATTTGCCGGAGGATATTATTACGGCTGAAGATTTGATTGAGTTTGCACAACCTAAAAAAAATAAATGTAAAAAAAAGAAAAAAAACACTAAATCTAATTAA
- the aroF gene encoding 3-deoxy-7-phosphoheptulonate synthase — translation MVLVMKVGATQDEINKTIEQIKAWGHDVSIAPGEKQVVIGIIGDKTDLMGRPLSTLPGVAKVLEVSAPYKRASREFHPEDSVIDVEGVKIGGGHKVIIAGPCSVDNVENVVYLAKVAKANGAHMLRGGAYKPRTSPYTFQGHGEEGLKMLMEAKKETGLPIVTELMSISDIDVVYKYADVIQIGARNMQNFPLLKEIGKLDKPVILKNGIASTVKEHLMSAEYIMSEGNDKVILCLRGTRTYEPSVRNTLDVTLVPIMQKMTHLPIIVDPSHAAGKREFVSALAYAGMAVGADGLIIEMHNCPKEALSDGDQALLPRDFEYLMNKLKELKPWSQKEWWEFDKQKETDCIKVK, via the coding sequence ATGGTATTAGTTATGAAAGTGGGGGCGACTCAGGACGAGATTAACAAAACCATAGAACAAATCAAAGCCTGGGGTCATGATGTAAGCATTGCACCTGGTGAAAAACAAGTTGTAATAGGTATTATCGGAGATAAAACCGATTTGATGGGAAGACCTTTAAGTACGCTTCCCGGTGTTGCAAAAGTACTTGAAGTTTCGGCTCCGTACAAAAGAGCAAGTAGAGAATTTCACCCCGAAGATAGCGTAATTGACGTAGAAGGCGTAAAAATCGGGGGAGGACACAAAGTAATTATTGCCGGACCTTGTAGTGTTGATAATGTTGAAAACGTAGTATATCTTGCAAAAGTGGCAAAAGCGAACGGCGCGCATATGCTAAGAGGAGGAGCTTATAAGCCAAGAACTTCTCCGTACACTTTCCAAGGACACGGAGAAGAGGGTCTGAAAATGCTTATGGAAGCTAAAAAAGAAACGGGACTTCCGATTGTTACAGAGCTTATGAGTATAAGCGATATCGATGTAGTATATAAATACGCGGACGTAATCCAAATCGGTGCGAGAAATATGCAAAACTTTCCTCTACTTAAAGAAATCGGAAAACTTGATAAACCGGTAATTCTTAAAAACGGAATCGCTTCGACTGTAAAAGAGCACTTAATGAGTGCGGAATATATTATGAGTGAAGGAAACGATAAAGTTATTTTATGTCTTAGAGGTACGAGAACTTACGAGCCGAGTGTAAGAAATACACTTGATGTGACACTTGTGCCTATTATGCAAAAAATGACCCACTTACCTATTATCGTAGACCCGAGCCACGCGGCAGGAAAAAGAGAATTCGTAAGCGCTCTTGCATATGCGGGAATGGCAGTAGGTGCTGACGGACTTATTATCGAAATGCATAATTGTCCTAAAGAAGCACTAAGTGACGGCGACCAAGCATTGCTTCCAAGAGATTTCGAATATTTAATGAACAAACTTAAAGAACTTAAACCTTGGAGCCAAAAAGAGTGGTGGGAATTTGACAAACAAAAAGAAACGGATTGTATAAAAGTTAAATAA
- a CDS encoding KaiC domain-containing protein: MEKEIITDSIITAKEALKKAPKLEGITTGIEGLDNLFFTAVIENNKPQKKPLGGMPKYSVCNITGINDTGKSLMAEQFAIHRAQYEKVCFVTVETPANYVVASMKLRAAAMGVDAKVIDENIIFIDATSHYKLRDEIPTFLNTLAYAIKEYDIKDVVIDSITGFFENKEMMARTIVRMIYNFLKKWYQTSILVSQKRSGHDLLSSEAAGGYAVGHIVDGTIVLSKEVIDSSYKAKMYKKPIGEIIRLFRIDGCRMSGHDTKVRTLEITDTGIVKIGNPIGGES, translated from the coding sequence ATGGAAAAAGAAATTATTACCGATTCTATAATAACTGCAAAAGAAGCACTAAAAAAAGCTCCTAAACTTGAAGGTATAACTACCGGAATCGAAGGCCTTGACAATCTCTTTTTCACAGCCGTAATTGAAAACAACAAACCCCAAAAAAAACCTCTTGGCGGAATGCCAAAATACAGCGTATGTAACATAACGGGAATCAACGATACCGGAAAAAGCTTAATGGCCGAACAATTCGCAATCCATAGGGCTCAGTACGAAAAAGTGTGTTTCGTAACGGTCGAAACTCCGGCAAATTACGTCGTAGCAAGTATGAAACTAAGAGCTGCGGCTATGGGAGTCGATGCAAAGGTAATCGATGAAAACATCATCTTTATAGACGCCACAAGTCACTATAAACTAAGAGACGAAATACCGACATTCTTAAATACCTTAGCTTACGCCATCAAAGAATACGACATAAAAGACGTAGTAATTGACTCCATTACCGGATTTTTCGAAAATAAAGAAATGATGGCAAGAACGATTGTTAGAATGATTTATAATTTCTTAAAAAAATGGTACCAAACTTCTATTTTGGTATCGCAAAAAAGAAGCGGTCACGATTTACTAAGCAGCGAAGCGGCCGGAGGTTATGCCGTCGGGCATATAGTAGACGGAACGATAGTACTTAGCAAAGAAGTGATAGATTCAAGCTACAAAGCCAAAATGTACAAAAAACCGATAGGTGAAATAATCAGGCTTTTTAGAATAGACGGGTGTAGAATGAGCGGTCATGATACAAAAGTGAGAACTTTAGAAATAACTGACACGGGAATCGTAAAAATAGGAAACCCTATAGGAGGTGAATCATGA
- a CDS encoding peroxiredoxin, with protein sequence MACEKDTKELAQAENKTQETKEVNMEEIKTQEGVLVLKQMPEFKMEAYDAATGHYTEVSSDDYKGKWTVVCFYPADFTFVCPTEIAAMNAALPLLKELGVEVLAVSTDTKFSHKRFVETEPLLKDLKLTIAADPTGEVTRKFGVMIEGAGLALRGRFLINPDGQVVAQEVQAPPVGRSVKEFVRQIIAHQHAYKTGEVCPANWKPGKKTLPVNTDIEPMTGNVGAYVTLNDLIDENDVKEMEEMVKAFKNS encoded by the coding sequence ATGGCATGCGAAAAAGACACAAAAGAATTAGCACAAGCTGAAAACAAAACACAAGAAACTAAGGAGGTAAATATGGAAGAAATCAAAACTCAAGAAGGTGTATTAGTATTAAAACAAATGCCTGAATTCAAAATGGAAGCATATGACGCGGCAACAGGACACTATACTGAAGTTAGCAGCGATGATTATAAAGGAAAATGGACTGTAGTATGTTTCTATCCGGCGGACTTTACATTCGTATGTCCTACTGAAATTGCGGCAATGAACGCAGCGTTACCATTATTAAAAGAACTTGGTGTGGAAGTACTTGCAGTATCAACTGACACAAAATTCTCACACAAAAGATTCGTTGAAACTGAGCCTTTACTAAAAGATTTAAAACTTACAATCGCAGCTGACCCGACTGGTGAAGTTACAAGAAAATTCGGTGTAATGATCGAAGGTGCGGGACTTGCTCTAAGAGGTAGATTCTTAATCAACCCTGACGGACAAGTTGTAGCGCAAGAAGTACAAGCTCCACCTGTAGGTAGAAGCGTAAAAGAATTCGTAAGACAAATTATCGCGCATCAACATGCATACAAAACTGGTGAAGTTTGTCCTGCAAACTGGAAACCTGGTAAAAAAACATTACCTGTTAATACAGATATCGAACCTATGACAGGAAACGTTGGTGCTTACGTAACACTTAACGACCTTATCGACGAAAACGACGTTAAAGAAATGGAAGAAATGGTTAAGGCTTTCAAAAACTCTTAA
- a CDS encoding GGDEF domain-containing protein, with translation MKKKILIIIAFIMIISTIIRTFIVGASFLNYSNSLIKNQTNLIVDILREVIDKDKFLHIIQNSHPIKKIEFIKGQKNELIYSFKDKTIISIVPFNELESLKIVFSAKNYFDKLLMAIAQLILIALISLIIIILLVNHFLKPYLEILEKIEESTNNILKGNFNNKIELKLKGEAKDFVNSYNYFLQKLKESFGVIEEKYTALIEKEKSNDPLNDAKETIEQLANIFKFKRIIEEDNSYETILERLVDIIKEFEIKHFIIIGIENNENIAKIIHSQGDICCNVLENYKDCRAYRLKKEINSLKMKKECLSHYCNTNHICLPFSSTGNFTGILKIIFTDEEKKHVLKVLPYIKAYLNEISTIIESKYTLELLHNQNIKDPLTRLYNRRYLENMLPTLIEGAKRRNGKIGFIMLDMDHFKQVNDTYGHDAGDRVLEKLSEIILENIRKSDIPVRLGGEEFLIIATNIKTKEDLRKIADKIRLAVKSQPFYLSSGLYINKTISIGAALFPDDCEDGNECIKLADKALYEAKNQGRDKIVIN, from the coding sequence GTGAAAAAAAAGATTTTAATCATAATCGCCTTTATTATGATAATCTCCACAATAATAAGAACATTTATTGTGGGGGCTTCTTTTCTTAATTATTCAAATTCACTTATAAAAAATCAAACGAATTTAATAGTAGATATTCTAAGAGAAGTAATAGATAAAGATAAATTCTTACATATCATCCAAAACTCTCATCCGATAAAAAAAATAGAATTTATAAAAGGTCAAAAAAACGAACTTATATATTCGTTTAAAGACAAAACCATCATCTCTATCGTACCTTTTAACGAACTCGAATCATTAAAAATAGTCTTTTCGGCAAAAAACTATTTCGATAAACTTCTTATGGCTATTGCGCAGCTTATATTAATAGCTCTAATTTCATTGATTATAATTATTTTACTCGTTAATCACTTCCTAAAACCTTATCTCGAAATTCTTGAAAAGATAGAAGAATCCACAAATAATATCCTAAAAGGAAACTTCAATAATAAAATCGAATTAAAACTAAAAGGCGAAGCGAAAGATTTCGTAAATTCTTATAACTATTTCCTTCAAAAACTAAAAGAAAGCTTCGGAGTTATAGAAGAAAAATATACCGCACTTATCGAAAAAGAAAAATCAAACGACCCTCTAAACGACGCAAAAGAGACAATCGAACAACTTGCGAATATCTTCAAATTCAAAAGAATAATCGAAGAAGACAACTCATACGAAACGATACTTGAGAGGCTCGTAGATATTATAAAAGAGTTCGAAATTAAACATTTCATAATTATAGGCATAGAAAACAACGAAAATATTGCAAAAATAATACACTCTCAAGGTGATATTTGCTGTAACGTTTTAGAAAACTATAAAGATTGCAGAGCCTATAGATTAAAAAAAGAGATAAATTCTCTAAAAATGAAAAAAGAGTGTTTATCACACTATTGCAATACCAATCACATATGTCTTCCGTTTAGCTCTACCGGTAATTTCACCGGTATCTTAAAAATAATTTTTACCGACGAAGAAAAAAAACACGTACTTAAAGTTTTACCTTATATAAAAGCCTACCTAAACGAAATATCGACTATTATCGAATCTAAATATACTCTTGAGCTTTTACACAACCAAAACATAAAAGACCCTCTAACAAGACTTTATAACAGAAGATATCTAGAAAATATGCTCCCGACTTTAATCGAAGGAGCAAAAAGAAGAAACGGAAAAATCGGATTTATTATGCTCGATATGGACCATTTCAAACAAGTAAACGACACATACGGTCATGATGCGGGAGATAGAGTACTTGAAAAATTATCGGAAATAATTTTAGAAAACATTAGAAAAAGCGATATTCCGGTAAGATTAGGAGGAGAAGAGTTTTTAATTATAGCTACAAACATAAAAACTAAAGAAGATTTAAGAAAAATTGCGGATAAAATAAGATTAGCGGTCAAATCTCAACCGTTTTATTTAAGCAGCGGTTTATATATTAACAAAACAATCAGTATCGGTGCCGCTCTATTTCCTGATGATTGTGAAGACGGAAACGAATGTATAAAACTTGCCGACAAAGCTCTGTATGAAGCCAAAAACCAAGGAAGAGATAAAATAGTAATTAATTAG
- the pyk gene encoding pyruvate kinase: MKKAKIVATLGPSSIDKIEDMIKAGVDVFRLNFSHADHKTHKASIKKIREAAKKLNSKTAILQDISGPKIRIGEINGILELKRGDKIRLVKKNPKSAYDLTISYPEIIDHVNEGEYVFFADGSIRTKVIEKTPDYLVLEVKNDGVLSSRKGVNFPHSNLKISAITPKDEKDLAFGAKNEVDIVAISFVNRKEDILKAKEILKNAHPKHMPWVIAKIETKQAVENLDEILEAADGVMVARGDLGIEVGIEKVPVIQKKIIRRANKLKKPVITATQMLLSMVNSPFPTRAEVSDVANAVMDGTDAVMLSDETTVGKYPIKAVEVLVKIIQEIQSIYPYYKKYEIEDKDAIAASVADLCKGIEPKAIISFTSSGTTVKSIAKYRPKSPIFAVTHSRDTSRKLKVVWGVEEIFEMPKIKDPEKLIHKFIEIAKKLNILKEKDKVIITMGSIVGKEGTTNMIRVVEV; encoded by the coding sequence ATGAAAAAGGCAAAAATCGTAGCAACTTTAGGACCGAGCAGTATCGATAAGATTGAAGATATGATAAAAGCCGGAGTGGACGTTTTTAGGCTCAATTTCTCTCACGCAGACCATAAAACGCACAAAGCTTCTATCAAAAAAATAAGAGAAGCGGCTAAAAAACTAAACTCAAAAACGGCTATTCTTCAAGATATAAGCGGTCCGAAAATCAGAATCGGTGAAATAAACGGAATTTTGGAATTAAAAAGAGGCGATAAAATAAGACTTGTCAAAAAAAACCCTAAAAGCGCATATGACCTTACTATCAGCTACCCTGAAATCATTGACCACGTAAACGAAGGGGAATACGTATTTTTCGCCGACGGCTCAATAAGAACCAAAGTAATTGAAAAAACTCCCGATTATCTTGTTTTGGAAGTTAAAAACGACGGAGTGTTATCAAGCAGGAAAGGAGTAAATTTTCCTCACTCGAACCTAAAAATATCGGCAATTACACCAAAAGACGAAAAAGATTTGGCATTCGGTGCTAAAAACGAAGTCGATATCGTAGCTATTTCGTTTGTTAATAGAAAAGAGGATATCTTAAAAGCAAAAGAGATTCTTAAAAACGCACACCCTAAACATATGCCGTGGGTAATAGCAAAAATCGAAACGAAACAAGCGGTTGAAAATCTTGACGAAATTTTAGAAGCTGCTGACGGGGTAATGGTGGCAAGAGGCGATTTGGGTATTGAAGTAGGAATAGAAAAAGTACCCGTAATTCAGAAAAAAATAATACGCCGTGCCAATAAGCTCAAAAAACCGGTAATTACGGCGACTCAAATGCTACTATCTATGGTAAATTCTCCGTTTCCGACGCGTGCGGAAGTTAGCGACGTAGCAAATGCCGTTATGGACGGAACGGATGCCGTTATGCTTAGTGACGAAACTACCGTAGGTAAATATCCTATTAAAGCGGTAGAAGTTTTAGTAAAAATCATTCAAGAAATTCAAAGCATTTATCCTTATTATAAAAAATACGAAATAGAAGACAAAGACGCAATCGCTGCAAGTGTCGCCGACCTTTGTAAAGGAATCGAGCCAAAAGCGATTATTTCATTCACAAGTAGCGGTACTACAGTCAAATCAATCGCAAAATACAGACCTAAATCTCCGATTTTTGCGGTAACTCACAGCAGAGACACAAGCAGAAAATTAAAAGTAGTATGGGGAGTTGAAGAGATTTTTGAAATGCCGAAAATCAAAGACCCTGAAAAACTTATTCATAAATTTATAGAAATCGCAAAAAAATTAAATATCTTAAAAGAAAAAGACAAAGTGATTATCACAATGGGTAGTATCGTCGGAAAAGAAGGTACTACAAATATGATAAGGGTCGTTGAAGTTTAG